A window of Eubalaena glacialis isolate mEubGla1 chromosome 11, mEubGla1.1.hap2.+ XY, whole genome shotgun sequence genomic DNA:
GACCTCCCATCCTCCCTCACCTGCCTTCTAGGCTGTGTTCAGAGAGGGGTCCTTGAGGTCCTGGCAGCCAGGAACCCAGTCTTATGTGCCCCGAAGGCCGTGATGAAGACGttgatgatgacggtgatgaaGACCAAGATGGTGGCTGCATTGTTGAGCTGGTTTAGTCGCCACTGCTTTTCTACCTCGTTGAGGTTCAGTCGAGCTGTGGAGAAGGGGGAGTGGCAGGTAAGGgtctggggggggggcggtggccACAGCCTGGAGCTTCCCCCACCACAGCCGCTAGAGTCCAGAGAAAGTCTGGTCCCTCAGAGATCAAGGGAGGTGGCAGCCATTGTGCTGAGATGCTTTCTCCCCCACTGACCAGTGTGGGGTATCCATGTGGTACtcagtagagctgggatttgggaAGTTATACTGGGTCTTCTAAGAGTAGGGATGCACGCTCCCACAAGAGGCTCAAAGGAACGCTGCTATGAGTTAGTGAGCATAGTCATTCAGCAGGTATTATGGAGTGGCCACTAGATGGGATACCAGGAGGTGGGAAAGGTGCCTGTCCACACTGTGTGGTTGTTA
This region includes:
- the NINJ2 gene encoding ninjurin-2, which gives rise to MLDVALFVSNATQLKVVLEQGPSSLHYTTLVTLISISLLLQVVIGILLMVIARLNLNEVEKQWRLNQLNNAATILVFITVIINVFITAFGAHKTGFLAARTSRTPL